Below is a window of Pseudarthrobacter equi DNA.
GAACCCGACGGATCCGCTCCGATGATCCGGACCACGCCGCCGTCGGACTCGGGACGGTCCGCCGAAACCTCCTTGAGGTAGCGGCCGGTGCCGGTGATGGTGCCCCCGGTGCCTGCCCCGATGACCACATGGGTGACCTTGCCGTCGGTGTCCTGCCATATCTCCGGACCGGTAGTTTTGTAGTGGCTGCCCGGCGCTGCCGGGTTGGAGAACTGGTCCGGCTTGTAGGCGCCCGGCGTTTCGCGGACCAGCCGGTCCGAGACGCCGTAGTAGCTCTGTGGGCTGTCCGGCGGCACGGCGGTGGGTGTGACCACAACCTCGGCGCCGTACGCCTGCAGGACCGCCCGTTTGTCCTCGCCCACCTTGTCCGGGACGACGAAGATGCACTTGTAGCCCTTTTGCTGTGCCACGAGTGCCAGGCCCACTCCGGTGTTGCCGGAGGTGGGTTCGATGATGGTGCCGCCGGGCTGCAGTTTGCCTTCCCGTTCGGCGTCCTCAACCATCTGCGCCGCGATGCGGTCTTTGATGGACCCGCCAGGGTTCAGGTACTCAACTTTCACAAGAACGGTGGCCCTGATGCCCTCGGTCACGTGGTTGAGTTTGATGAGCGGGGTGTTGCCGATGAGGTCCAGGATGGACTGGGCGTACTTCATAGGTATAAAGCTACCGCTTCCTGCACGCGCCACCCGGCCCGGGGTGCGACGATAAGGCGGTGAAGCAGTTCGCATGGGCCAAGGCTGCCCGCAGTTACCTGCTGCCCGGTGCCGCGCTGGCGGCAGGCCTGGCAGCACTGGCCACAGGCATACTCCCCCTGCCGGCGTTCAGTGAGCTGGCCGGACGGACGGTGCCCATCCTGGGCTTTGTCCTGGCCATGTCCATGGTCACCGAACTGGTGGACGAGGCCGGGCTCTTCCGCGCGGTGACGGGAAGGCTCGCAGCCCTGGGCCGGGGCAGGGTGTTCACGCTGTGGCTGCTGGTGATCGCACTGGCCACCGTGTCCACGGTCTTCCTATCCCTGGACACCACCGCTGTACTGGTGACGCCGGTGGTGGTCCTCCTGGCCATGCACGCCGGAATTCCGCCGCTGCCGTTCGCCCTGACCAGCATCTGGCTGGCCAACACGGCCTCGCTGCTGCTGCCCGTCTCCAACCTGACCAACCTGCTGGCCCAGGAGCGGCTGGGGCTGAGCCCGGTGCAGTTCGCCGGGCTGGTGTGGGCGCCTGCAGCGGTGGGCTTGTTGGTCCCCCTTGTCCTGCTGTGGCTGGCGTTCCGGCGCGACCTCCGCGGGCAGTACCGGCCACGGCCCGTCCGCCCGGCCCGGGACCGGCCCCTTCTGGCGATAGCCGCGGCCACGCTGCTGGTCCTGCTGCCGGCGCTGGTGTCCGGCCTGCCGGTCCAGTACCCCGCACTTGCCGCGGCCGCTTTCCTCATGGCTGTGTTCGCCTGGCGCCGGCCGGCGGCCTTGAAGTGGTCCATGGTGCCGTGGCGGCCCCTGATGCTGACGGCCGGACTGTTCATGCTGATGGAAGCCCTGCATGCCAACGGCCTCACCGCCCTGCTCGATGGCGTGGCAGGTTCCGGCGAGGACCTTCGCGCACTCCTTCAGCTGGCCGGGGTGGGGGCGGGCGCTGCGAACGTGGCCAACAACCTGCCGGCCTACCTCGCCTTGGAACCCGTGGCGGACTCCCCCGCCCGGCTTGCCGCGCTCCTGATCGGGGTCAACCTTGGGCCGCTGGTGAGCCCGTGGGCATCCCTGGCCACGCTGCTGTGGCACGAGCGGCTCCGCGTTCTGAACGTCCCCGTCAGGTGGGGCGGCTTCGCGCTGGCCGGGCTGGTGGCGGCGCTGCTGACGCTCCCCCTCGCCGTCCTGGCCCTGTGGTCCGTGTCAGGAATGCACTAAGGCTCAGGCGCCTGCCGGTTGGTTGGCCCCGCCAGTTTCGCCGGCCTCGCTGGCGGGAAGGTTCTCCCACAGCCCCAGCACGTTGCCTTCGGTGTCCTTGAAATAAGCGAAGTGGCCCATGCCAGGGATGGTTTCCTTGGCCCGCACCACCGCTCCACCCAGGGATTCGACAGCTTTGAGAGTGGCGTCGATGTCCGGCACATCCACGGTGATGACGGGTGAGGCCAGGTCCGCCTCCCGGTCCATCATGCCCCCGTTGATCGCGCCCGGTTCCGTGGGCCTGCCCGAGGAGTCCATCGGCGTGGTGGTGACGTTGGTGTAGTAATCCATTCCCGGCAC
It encodes the following:
- a CDS encoding SLC13 family permease; the encoded protein is MKQFAWAKAARSYLLPGAALAAGLAALATGILPLPAFSELAGRTVPILGFVLAMSMVTELVDEAGLFRAVTGRLAALGRGRVFTLWLLVIALATVSTVFLSLDTTAVLVTPVVVLLAMHAGIPPLPFALTSIWLANTASLLLPVSNLTNLLAQERLGLSPVQFAGLVWAPAAVGLLVPLVLLWLAFRRDLRGQYRPRPVRPARDRPLLAIAAATLLVLLPALVSGLPVQYPALAAAAFLMAVFAWRRPAALKWSMVPWRPLMLTAGLFMLMEALHANGLTALLDGVAGSGEDLRALLQLAGVGAGAANVANNLPAYLALEPVADSPARLAALLIGVNLGPLVSPWASLATLLWHERLRVLNVPVRWGGFALAGLVAALLTLPLAVLALWSVSGMH
- a CDS encoding VOC family protein — translated: MGGVVHFEIPADDRGRAAEFYRQALGWTLEPVPGMDYYTNVTTTPMDSSGRPTEPGAINGGMMDREADLASPVITVDVPDIDATLKAVESLGGAVVRAKETIPGMGHFAYFKDTEGNVLGLWENLPASEAGETGGANQPAGA